Proteins from one Malaya genurostris strain Urasoe2022 chromosome 2, Malgen_1.1, whole genome shotgun sequence genomic window:
- the LOC131431951 gene encoding P protein isoform X2, whose translation MPKNLRPPTSSSNAYGRIGLVPESDDSLHSQDVDSQVTEASLEIWRTLPAAIRQDPSLASFRQEHERLHGPDDDPLPNDDFAAEDGDDHSKEFITIKVTNADSSVDGTDAGSGKLTSGAVTPRNNNNKHQNGPNTTANGEGDEHEVTMHGVHSQSHTHQGKIFGYVKISCLLVTWLIFTGFLMSKNEKELESRQMSVSEGNVRTYILPEAPPYSRVGIYLKGAFLNDQQHNMTSNYVSINLQLLYTNSNSSNLSYIQEHEVKHTENVTDAWLVPIPVNTEMLDQQDEITRKYVFDIGTSSHRKVINGKAMIRVRMSTNADTDVAFKFTYDPTPIDKEMGVIYAAIVLLGLYVLIIWEIVNRTFAAIVASTLAIGVLAAMDQRPSMPKLISWIDVETLLLLFGMMIMVAILSETGIFDFLAVYAYQVTNGKVWPLINCLCIFTAILSSFLDNVTTVLLMTPVTIRLCEVMGLNPVPVLMSMVIYSNVGGTLTPVGDPPNVIIASNSYISKNGVNFATFTLHMAIPIAIVMVTTYFQLRMKFRNINDLRFNEPQDVQEIRHEIAVWQRAAASLSSYSKDEDLVRETLLKKVNRLSRTLKKKLVSGSVPVESYRATLEELKSKYPIRNKALLVKSALTLAFVITFFFLHSAPDIQKLSLGWTALLGAILLLILADREDIESVIARVEWSTLLFFAALFILMEALAELGLIDWIGKQTVNVILSVSEESRLAVAILIILWVSAFASAFVDNIPLTTMMVKIAIGLAENEALDLPLIPLVWALALGACLGGNGTLIGASANVVCAGVAEQHGYRFTFIEYFKVGFPVMVGSIIVSTIYLMFAHVVFTWH comes from the exons GTCCAGATGACGATCCGTTGCCGAATGATGACTTCGCGGCGGAGGACGGCGATGACCACAGCAAAGAGTTCATCACAATCAAGGTCACAAATGCCGACTCGAGCGTGGACGGAACCGATGCCGGAAGTGGCAAACTTACGTCCGGTGCGGTTACTCCacgtaacaacaacaacaaacatcAGAATGGTCCGAACACAACGGCCAACGGGGAAGGCGATGAGCACGAAGTTACGATGCACGGAGTTCACAGCCAATCGCACACGCACCAGGGCAAGATCTTCGGGTACGTTAAGATCAGTTGCCTGCTCGTGACATGGCTTATCTTTACCGGATTTCTAATGTCGAAAAACGAGAAAGAACTGGAGTCGCGACAAATGTCCGTGTCAGAGGGAAACGTTAGAA CTTACATATTGCCGGAAGCACCCCCTTACTCGAGGGTCGGAATTTACCTCAAAGGTGCCTTTTTGAACGACCAACAACATAATATGACGAGCAACTACGTTTCGATTAACTTGCAGCTGCTCTACACCAACAGCAATAGTTCAAACTTAAGCTACATACAGGAGCACGAGGTGAAGCACACTGAA AACGTGACAGACGCCTGGCTGGTACCGATCCCGGTCAATACCGAAATGTTGGATCAGCAAGACGAAATCACTCGCAAATACGTCTTCGACATCGGCACCTCCAGTCACCGTAAGGTCATCAATGGGAAGGCGATGATTCGCGTTCGCATGTCGACCAACGCGGACACCGATGTTGCCTTCAAATTCACCTACGATCCGACACCGATCGACAAAGAGATGGGTGTGATCTACGCGGCGATCGTGCTGCTAGGACTTTACGTTCTGATCATCTGGGAGATCGTGAATCGCACGTTTGCGGCTATCGTCGCGTCCACTTTGGCGATCGGTGTCCTGGCAGCTATGGACCAAAGGCCCAGCATGCCGAAGTTGATCTCGTGGATAGACGTTGAAACGCTGTTGCTactgttcggtatgatgatcaTGGTTGCGATCTTGTCGGAAACCGGTATCTTCGATTTCCTGGCCGTTTACGCTTACCAGGTCACCAACGGTAAGGTTTGGCCGTTGATCAACTGCTTGTGCATATTTACGGCCATTCTTTCATCGTTCCTGGATAACGTAACGACCGTGCTGCTAATGACGCCTGTCACGATACGGTTGTGCGAGGTGATGGGGCTAAATCCGGTACCGGTGCTGATGTCGATGGTGATCTACTCGAACGTCGGCGGTACCCTGACGCCAGTCGGTGATCCACCGAACGTTATCATTGCCTCCAATAGTTACATTTCGAAGAAT GGAGTTAATTTTGCCACATTCACGCTGCACATGGCCATTCCGATAGCCATCGTAATGGTCACGACATATTTCCAGCTTCGTATGAAGTTCCGAAATATCAATGATCTGCGATTCAATGAGCCGCAGGATGTTCAGGAGATTCGGCACGAGATTGCTGTGTGGCAACGTGCAGCCGCTTCACTGTCGTCCTACTCCAAGGACGAAGATCTGGTACGAGAAACACTGCTCAAAAAGGTTAACCGATTGTCGCGAACGCTCAAGAAGAAGTTGGTCAGTGGATCTGTCCCAGTGGAAAGTTACAGAGCAACGTTGGAGGAACTGAAGAGCAAG TATCCAATTAGAAACAAAGCACTTCTGGTGAAGTCCGCCCTTACCCTTGCCTTTGTGATCACGTTCTTCTTCCTGCATTCGGCCCCAGATATTCAGAAGTTGTCGCTCGGCTGGACCGCGCTTCTGGGAGCCATACTTCTGCTGATTCTAGCTGACAG GGAAGATATAGAATCGGTGATTGCCCGTGTCGAGTGGTCTACTCTGCTCTTCTTCGCTGCCTTATTTATCCTGATGGAAGCCCTTGCCGAGCTTGGCCTGATAGACTGGATCGGAAAGCAGACGGTGAATGTTATTTTATCCGTATCGGAGGAATCTCGACTAGCTGTTGCCATATTAATTATTCTCTGG GTATCTGCCTTCGCGTCCGCCTTCGTTGACAATATCCCGCTGACAACGATGATGGTGAAAATTGCTATCGGTTTGGCCGAAAACGAAGCTCTCGATCTGCCCCTGATTCCGCTTGTGTGGGCACTTGCCCTAGGAGCTTGTTTAGGAG GTAACGGTACATTAATTGGTGCCTCCGCTAATGTAGTGTGCGCCGGTGTTGCTGAGCAGCACGGCTATAGGTTTACCTTTATAGAGTATTTCAA gGTCGGTTTTCCAGTGATGGTGGGCAGTATAATCGTATCTACCATCTATCTTATGTTTGCCCATGTTGTCTTTACCTGGCACTGA
- the LOC131431951 gene encoding P protein isoform X4 yields MDQSQVTEASLEIWRTLPAAIRQDPSLASFRQEHERLHGPDDDPLPNDDFAAEDGDDHSKEFITIKVTNADSSVDGTDAGSGKLTSGAVTPRNNNNKHQNGPNTTANGEGDEHEVTMHGVHSQSHTHQGKIFGYVKISCLLVTWLIFTGFLMSKNEKELESRQMSVSEGNVRTYILPEAPPYSRVGIYLKGAFLNDQQHNMTSNYVSINLQLLYTNSNSSNLSYIQEHEVKHTENVTDAWLVPIPVNTEMLDQQDEITRKYVFDIGTSSHRKVINGKAMIRVRMSTNADTDVAFKFTYDPTPIDKEMGVIYAAIVLLGLYVLIIWEIVNRTFAAIVASTLAIGVLAAMDQRPSMPKLISWIDVETLLLLFGMMIMVAILSETGIFDFLAVYAYQVTNGKVWPLINCLCIFTAILSSFLDNVTTVLLMTPVTIRLCEVMGLNPVPVLMSMVIYSNVGGTLTPVGDPPNVIIASNSYISKNGVNFATFTLHMAIPIAIVMVTTYFQLRMKFRNINDLRFNEPQDVQEIRHEIAVWQRAAASLSSYSKDEDLVRETLLKKVNRLSRTLKKKLVSGSVPVESYRATLEELKSKYPIRNKALLVKSALTLAFVITFFFLHSAPDIQKLSLGWTALLGAILLLILADREDIESVIARVEWSTLLFFAALFILMEALAELGLIDWIGKQTVNVILSVSEESRLAVAILIILWVSAFASAFVDNIPLTTMMVKIAIGLAENEALDLPLIPLVWALALGACLGGNGTLIGASANVVCAGVAEQHGYRFTFIEYFKVGFPVMVGSIIVSTIYLMFAHVVFTWH; encoded by the exons GTCCAGATGACGATCCGTTGCCGAATGATGACTTCGCGGCGGAGGACGGCGATGACCACAGCAAAGAGTTCATCACAATCAAGGTCACAAATGCCGACTCGAGCGTGGACGGAACCGATGCCGGAAGTGGCAAACTTACGTCCGGTGCGGTTACTCCacgtaacaacaacaacaaacatcAGAATGGTCCGAACACAACGGCCAACGGGGAAGGCGATGAGCACGAAGTTACGATGCACGGAGTTCACAGCCAATCGCACACGCACCAGGGCAAGATCTTCGGGTACGTTAAGATCAGTTGCCTGCTCGTGACATGGCTTATCTTTACCGGATTTCTAATGTCGAAAAACGAGAAAGAACTGGAGTCGCGACAAATGTCCGTGTCAGAGGGAAACGTTAGAA CTTACATATTGCCGGAAGCACCCCCTTACTCGAGGGTCGGAATTTACCTCAAAGGTGCCTTTTTGAACGACCAACAACATAATATGACGAGCAACTACGTTTCGATTAACTTGCAGCTGCTCTACACCAACAGCAATAGTTCAAACTTAAGCTACATACAGGAGCACGAGGTGAAGCACACTGAA AACGTGACAGACGCCTGGCTGGTACCGATCCCGGTCAATACCGAAATGTTGGATCAGCAAGACGAAATCACTCGCAAATACGTCTTCGACATCGGCACCTCCAGTCACCGTAAGGTCATCAATGGGAAGGCGATGATTCGCGTTCGCATGTCGACCAACGCGGACACCGATGTTGCCTTCAAATTCACCTACGATCCGACACCGATCGACAAAGAGATGGGTGTGATCTACGCGGCGATCGTGCTGCTAGGACTTTACGTTCTGATCATCTGGGAGATCGTGAATCGCACGTTTGCGGCTATCGTCGCGTCCACTTTGGCGATCGGTGTCCTGGCAGCTATGGACCAAAGGCCCAGCATGCCGAAGTTGATCTCGTGGATAGACGTTGAAACGCTGTTGCTactgttcggtatgatgatcaTGGTTGCGATCTTGTCGGAAACCGGTATCTTCGATTTCCTGGCCGTTTACGCTTACCAGGTCACCAACGGTAAGGTTTGGCCGTTGATCAACTGCTTGTGCATATTTACGGCCATTCTTTCATCGTTCCTGGATAACGTAACGACCGTGCTGCTAATGACGCCTGTCACGATACGGTTGTGCGAGGTGATGGGGCTAAATCCGGTACCGGTGCTGATGTCGATGGTGATCTACTCGAACGTCGGCGGTACCCTGACGCCAGTCGGTGATCCACCGAACGTTATCATTGCCTCCAATAGTTACATTTCGAAGAAT GGAGTTAATTTTGCCACATTCACGCTGCACATGGCCATTCCGATAGCCATCGTAATGGTCACGACATATTTCCAGCTTCGTATGAAGTTCCGAAATATCAATGATCTGCGATTCAATGAGCCGCAGGATGTTCAGGAGATTCGGCACGAGATTGCTGTGTGGCAACGTGCAGCCGCTTCACTGTCGTCCTACTCCAAGGACGAAGATCTGGTACGAGAAACACTGCTCAAAAAGGTTAACCGATTGTCGCGAACGCTCAAGAAGAAGTTGGTCAGTGGATCTGTCCCAGTGGAAAGTTACAGAGCAACGTTGGAGGAACTGAAGAGCAAG TATCCAATTAGAAACAAAGCACTTCTGGTGAAGTCCGCCCTTACCCTTGCCTTTGTGATCACGTTCTTCTTCCTGCATTCGGCCCCAGATATTCAGAAGTTGTCGCTCGGCTGGACCGCGCTTCTGGGAGCCATACTTCTGCTGATTCTAGCTGACAG GGAAGATATAGAATCGGTGATTGCCCGTGTCGAGTGGTCTACTCTGCTCTTCTTCGCTGCCTTATTTATCCTGATGGAAGCCCTTGCCGAGCTTGGCCTGATAGACTGGATCGGAAAGCAGACGGTGAATGTTATTTTATCCGTATCGGAGGAATCTCGACTAGCTGTTGCCATATTAATTATTCTCTGG GTATCTGCCTTCGCGTCCGCCTTCGTTGACAATATCCCGCTGACAACGATGATGGTGAAAATTGCTATCGGTTTGGCCGAAAACGAAGCTCTCGATCTGCCCCTGATTCCGCTTGTGTGGGCACTTGCCCTAGGAGCTTGTTTAGGAG GTAACGGTACATTAATTGGTGCCTCCGCTAATGTAGTGTGCGCCGGTGTTGCTGAGCAGCACGGCTATAGGTTTACCTTTATAGAGTATTTCAA gGTCGGTTTTCCAGTGATGGTGGGCAGTATAATCGTATCTACCATCTATCTTATGTTTGCCCATGTTGTCTTTACCTGGCACTGA
- the LOC131431951 gene encoding P protein isoform X3: MKVKATGKRILRRRKSSKKSLDRFPTPNQVTEASLEIWRTLPAAIRQDPSLASFRQEHERLHGPDDDPLPNDDFAAEDGDDHSKEFITIKVTNADSSVDGTDAGSGKLTSGAVTPRNNNNKHQNGPNTTANGEGDEHEVTMHGVHSQSHTHQGKIFGYVKISCLLVTWLIFTGFLMSKNEKELESRQMSVSEGNVRTYILPEAPPYSRVGIYLKGAFLNDQQHNMTSNYVSINLQLLYTNSNSSNLSYIQEHEVKHTENVTDAWLVPIPVNTEMLDQQDEITRKYVFDIGTSSHRKVINGKAMIRVRMSTNADTDVAFKFTYDPTPIDKEMGVIYAAIVLLGLYVLIIWEIVNRTFAAIVASTLAIGVLAAMDQRPSMPKLISWIDVETLLLLFGMMIMVAILSETGIFDFLAVYAYQVTNGKVWPLINCLCIFTAILSSFLDNVTTVLLMTPVTIRLCEVMGLNPVPVLMSMVIYSNVGGTLTPVGDPPNVIIASNSYISKNGVNFATFTLHMAIPIAIVMVTTYFQLRMKFRNINDLRFNEPQDVQEIRHEIAVWQRAAASLSSYSKDEDLVRETLLKKVNRLSRTLKKKLVSGSVPVESYRATLEELKSKYPIRNKALLVKSALTLAFVITFFFLHSAPDIQKLSLGWTALLGAILLLILADREDIESVIARVEWSTLLFFAALFILMEALAELGLIDWIGKQTVNVILSVSEESRLAVAILIILWVSAFASAFVDNIPLTTMMVKIAIGLAENEALDLPLIPLVWALALGACLGGNGTLIGASANVVCAGVAEQHGYRFTFIEYFKVGFPVMVGSIIVSTIYLMFAHVVFTWH, encoded by the exons GTCCAGATGACGATCCGTTGCCGAATGATGACTTCGCGGCGGAGGACGGCGATGACCACAGCAAAGAGTTCATCACAATCAAGGTCACAAATGCCGACTCGAGCGTGGACGGAACCGATGCCGGAAGTGGCAAACTTACGTCCGGTGCGGTTACTCCacgtaacaacaacaacaaacatcAGAATGGTCCGAACACAACGGCCAACGGGGAAGGCGATGAGCACGAAGTTACGATGCACGGAGTTCACAGCCAATCGCACACGCACCAGGGCAAGATCTTCGGGTACGTTAAGATCAGTTGCCTGCTCGTGACATGGCTTATCTTTACCGGATTTCTAATGTCGAAAAACGAGAAAGAACTGGAGTCGCGACAAATGTCCGTGTCAGAGGGAAACGTTAGAA CTTACATATTGCCGGAAGCACCCCCTTACTCGAGGGTCGGAATTTACCTCAAAGGTGCCTTTTTGAACGACCAACAACATAATATGACGAGCAACTACGTTTCGATTAACTTGCAGCTGCTCTACACCAACAGCAATAGTTCAAACTTAAGCTACATACAGGAGCACGAGGTGAAGCACACTGAA AACGTGACAGACGCCTGGCTGGTACCGATCCCGGTCAATACCGAAATGTTGGATCAGCAAGACGAAATCACTCGCAAATACGTCTTCGACATCGGCACCTCCAGTCACCGTAAGGTCATCAATGGGAAGGCGATGATTCGCGTTCGCATGTCGACCAACGCGGACACCGATGTTGCCTTCAAATTCACCTACGATCCGACACCGATCGACAAAGAGATGGGTGTGATCTACGCGGCGATCGTGCTGCTAGGACTTTACGTTCTGATCATCTGGGAGATCGTGAATCGCACGTTTGCGGCTATCGTCGCGTCCACTTTGGCGATCGGTGTCCTGGCAGCTATGGACCAAAGGCCCAGCATGCCGAAGTTGATCTCGTGGATAGACGTTGAAACGCTGTTGCTactgttcggtatgatgatcaTGGTTGCGATCTTGTCGGAAACCGGTATCTTCGATTTCCTGGCCGTTTACGCTTACCAGGTCACCAACGGTAAGGTTTGGCCGTTGATCAACTGCTTGTGCATATTTACGGCCATTCTTTCATCGTTCCTGGATAACGTAACGACCGTGCTGCTAATGACGCCTGTCACGATACGGTTGTGCGAGGTGATGGGGCTAAATCCGGTACCGGTGCTGATGTCGATGGTGATCTACTCGAACGTCGGCGGTACCCTGACGCCAGTCGGTGATCCACCGAACGTTATCATTGCCTCCAATAGTTACATTTCGAAGAAT GGAGTTAATTTTGCCACATTCACGCTGCACATGGCCATTCCGATAGCCATCGTAATGGTCACGACATATTTCCAGCTTCGTATGAAGTTCCGAAATATCAATGATCTGCGATTCAATGAGCCGCAGGATGTTCAGGAGATTCGGCACGAGATTGCTGTGTGGCAACGTGCAGCCGCTTCACTGTCGTCCTACTCCAAGGACGAAGATCTGGTACGAGAAACACTGCTCAAAAAGGTTAACCGATTGTCGCGAACGCTCAAGAAGAAGTTGGTCAGTGGATCTGTCCCAGTGGAAAGTTACAGAGCAACGTTGGAGGAACTGAAGAGCAAG TATCCAATTAGAAACAAAGCACTTCTGGTGAAGTCCGCCCTTACCCTTGCCTTTGTGATCACGTTCTTCTTCCTGCATTCGGCCCCAGATATTCAGAAGTTGTCGCTCGGCTGGACCGCGCTTCTGGGAGCCATACTTCTGCTGATTCTAGCTGACAG GGAAGATATAGAATCGGTGATTGCCCGTGTCGAGTGGTCTACTCTGCTCTTCTTCGCTGCCTTATTTATCCTGATGGAAGCCCTTGCCGAGCTTGGCCTGATAGACTGGATCGGAAAGCAGACGGTGAATGTTATTTTATCCGTATCGGAGGAATCTCGACTAGCTGTTGCCATATTAATTATTCTCTGG GTATCTGCCTTCGCGTCCGCCTTCGTTGACAATATCCCGCTGACAACGATGATGGTGAAAATTGCTATCGGTTTGGCCGAAAACGAAGCTCTCGATCTGCCCCTGATTCCGCTTGTGTGGGCACTTGCCCTAGGAGCTTGTTTAGGAG GTAACGGTACATTAATTGGTGCCTCCGCTAATGTAGTGTGCGCCGGTGTTGCTGAGCAGCACGGCTATAGGTTTACCTTTATAGAGTATTTCAA gGTCGGTTTTCCAGTGATGGTGGGCAGTATAATCGTATCTACCATCTATCTTATGTTTGCCCATGTTGTCTTTACCTGGCACTGA